A genome region from Variovorax paradoxus includes the following:
- a CDS encoding methylated-DNA--[protein]-cysteine S-methyltransferase, translated as MKFKSKVIYTSHIDTPLGGITMAATDQGLAGVWFDQQRHWPDTAGWIAKDDHPALVEAAAQLHDYFAGRRDRFDMKLDLSHGTAFQQSVWQQLLAIPAGATTSYGALSANVGNPAAVRAVGAAVGRNPISVIVPCHRVLGADGSLTGYAGGLERKTALLELEKSL; from the coding sequence ATGAAGTTCAAGAGCAAAGTCATCTACACGTCGCACATCGACACGCCGCTCGGCGGCATCACCATGGCCGCGACCGACCAGGGCCTGGCCGGCGTCTGGTTCGACCAGCAGCGCCACTGGCCCGACACCGCGGGCTGGATCGCGAAGGACGACCATCCCGCGCTCGTGGAGGCGGCGGCCCAGCTGCACGACTACTTCGCCGGCAGGCGCGACCGCTTCGACATGAAGCTCGACCTGTCGCACGGCACCGCGTTCCAGCAGAGCGTGTGGCAGCAGCTTCTGGCCATCCCGGCCGGCGCCACCACCAGCTACGGTGCGCTGAGCGCGAACGTGGGCAACCCGGCGGCGGTGCGCGCGGTCGGCGCGGCAGTCGGACGCAATCCGATCAGCGTGATCGTGCCGTGCCACCGCGTGCTCGGTGCCGATGGCTCGCTGACCGGTTACGCTGGCGGGCTCGAACGCAAGACCGCCCTGCTCGAACTCGAGAAGTCGCTCTGA
- a CDS encoding DMT family transporter, whose translation MTTTNNNNGSIAAQPAGPAAPVVRAASPAWLVDLVLLGALWGSSFLFMRIGAAEFGALPTAAVRVGIAALFLLPIALLRGQGPSLAKHWKASFAVGVFNSGMPFALFCFALLTINTGLAAVLNATVPMFGALVAWAWFRERPAGSRIVGLVIGFAGVAMLASRSAGLHAGASGNAALWAVLACLGACLCYGISASATRAHLGGVPALTTATGSQIGATLFLAVPAIWLWPAQMPSPRAWLALVALGIACTGVAYILFFRLIERAGPARALTVTFLVPVFALFYGAVFLGEGITQWMLICAAVIVCGVALSTGIVKLGLPRRPTA comes from the coding sequence ATGACCACAACGAACAACAACAACGGCAGCATCGCAGCCCAGCCCGCCGGACCGGCGGCCCCCGTCGTCCGCGCCGCCTCGCCCGCATGGCTGGTCGACCTGGTGCTGCTGGGTGCACTGTGGGGCTCGTCCTTTTTGTTCATGCGCATCGGCGCCGCCGAGTTCGGCGCGCTGCCCACGGCTGCGGTGCGGGTGGGCATCGCCGCGCTGTTCCTGCTGCCCATCGCGCTGCTGCGCGGCCAGGGGCCGTCGCTCGCAAAGCACTGGAAAGCCAGCTTCGCGGTGGGCGTCTTCAATTCGGGCATGCCGTTCGCATTGTTCTGCTTCGCGCTGCTCACCATCAACACCGGCCTGGCCGCCGTGCTCAACGCCACCGTGCCCATGTTCGGCGCGCTGGTCGCATGGGCCTGGTTCCGCGAACGGCCGGCGGGCTCGCGCATCGTGGGCCTGGTGATCGGCTTTGCCGGCGTGGCCATGCTGGCCAGCCGCAGCGCCGGCCTGCATGCGGGCGCCAGCGGCAATGCAGCACTGTGGGCCGTGCTGGCCTGCCTGGGCGCCTGCCTGTGCTACGGCATCTCGGCCAGCGCCACGCGCGCGCACCTCGGCGGCGTGCCCGCGCTGACCACGGCCACCGGCAGCCAGATCGGCGCCACGCTGTTCCTCGCGGTTCCTGCCATCTGGCTCTGGCCGGCGCAGATGCCGAGCCCGCGCGCCTGGCTCGCATTGGTGGCGCTGGGCATCGCCTGCACGGGCGTGGCCTACATCCTGTTCTTCCGCCTGATCGAACGCGCCGGCCCGGCACGCGCGCTCACCGTGACCTTCCTGGTGCCGGTGTTCGCGCTGTTCTACGGTGCCGTGTTCCTCGGCGAGGGCATCACGCAGTGGATGCTGATCTGCGCTGCCGTCATCGTGTGCGGCGTGGCGCTGTCGACCGGCATCGTCAAGCTCGGCCTGCCGCGCAGGCCGACGGCCTGA
- a CDS encoding DUF1345 domain-containing protein translates to MRRHLSTTTGPQRLFYGAIAGLATAAALMPVPMSGMARGLAGWCAGVLVYQVLTWWLAETFDAAQTRARAQSLDQPNAVILVSMLVVVGVSVVAIAMLLQQVRQLSGWERAAHVVLGLVALAGSWLMMHSIYAFHYAHRYYIDQRDGTPDGGLDFPGKNDAPDYFDFIYYSYVIGMTSQVSDVQATSKDMRRLTLLHSVLAFAFNMLVLALSVNVVAGAI, encoded by the coding sequence ATGCGCAGACACCTCTCCACCACCACCGGCCCACAGCGGCTTTTCTACGGCGCCATCGCCGGCCTTGCGACCGCCGCGGCGCTGATGCCGGTGCCGATGAGCGGCATGGCACGCGGCCTCGCCGGATGGTGCGCGGGCGTGCTGGTGTACCAGGTGCTCACCTGGTGGCTGGCCGAGACTTTCGATGCCGCGCAGACGCGCGCGCGGGCGCAGTCGCTCGACCAGCCCAATGCGGTGATCCTGGTGTCGATGCTGGTGGTGGTGGGCGTCAGCGTGGTGGCCATCGCCATGCTGCTGCAGCAGGTCCGCCAGCTCAGCGGCTGGGAGCGCGCCGCGCACGTGGTGCTCGGGCTGGTGGCGCTCGCAGGTTCGTGGCTGATGATGCATTCGATCTACGCGTTCCATTACGCGCACCGCTACTACATCGACCAGCGCGACGGCACGCCCGACGGCGGCCTCGACTTCCCGGGCAAGAACGACGCGCCCGACTACTTCGACTTCATCTACTACTCGTACGTGATCGGCATGACCTCGCAGGTCTCCGACGTGCAGGCAACCTCGAAGGACATGCGGCGCCTCACGCTGCTGCACAGCGTGCTGGCCTTCGCCTTCAACATGCTGGTACTGGCGCTCTCGGTGAACGTGGTGGCAGGTGCCATCTAG
- a CDS encoding class I adenylate-forming enzyme family protein, whose product MPAAAHGLAPSQSDPVFPPRTPPGSQASRIARIALGDVIHRSARRFGDRLALVEGGHRMSYRELDAASNRFAHHLLGLGLESGARVGMLCNNSIQMVVALLGIQKAGLVWVPINTALAVDAVGYILAHAEVRHLVIDTALHARPELRALVEGQGIAPILCVLDGDTPPDNAPTVAAASSHGLATLPDVPIDSTQLALIMYTSGTTGRQKGVMHSHASVHSVLLSNMVEWGSSPERADVWSSVLPLFHCGQHTVLMSALAVGGALVILRGFDPGAVLDAIERHRISVMVGLPMMYGALLAHPQRASRDLSSLRLCVYAMAPMSRTLLMRLLDEFCPSFALVSGQTEMYPGATIFEAHEQRRRFGSYWGVGTLVNEVAVMGEEGDLLGPDEVGEIVFRGPNVMLGYYKDPEATAQAQRFGWHHSGDLGRMDGDGQLIFLDRLKDMVKSGGENVPSIKVEEVLLRHPAVMNAAVVGLPHAHWGEAITAFVTRRPDAPADVTEAMLTAHCKEHLGGFEVPKNIVFLAALPMTSTGKIQKFELRKAHQDLYRSA is encoded by the coding sequence ATGCCAGCAGCAGCCCACGGCCTCGCGCCGTCGCAGTCCGATCCAGTCTTTCCGCCACGCACACCGCCTGGTTCCCAGGCTTCGCGCATCGCCCGCATCGCGCTCGGCGATGTGATCCACCGCAGTGCGCGCCGCTTCGGCGACCGCCTCGCGCTCGTCGAAGGCGGGCACCGCATGTCCTACCGCGAGCTCGACGCGGCGTCGAACCGCTTCGCCCACCACCTGCTGGGGCTCGGCCTCGAGAGCGGCGCGCGCGTGGGCATGCTGTGCAACAACTCCATCCAGATGGTGGTCGCGCTGTTGGGCATCCAGAAGGCGGGGCTGGTGTGGGTGCCGATCAACACCGCGCTGGCGGTCGATGCCGTCGGCTACATCCTCGCGCATGCCGAGGTCCGTCACCTGGTGATCGACACCGCGCTGCATGCGCGGCCCGAACTGCGCGCCCTGGTCGAAGGCCAGGGCATCGCGCCGATCCTGTGCGTGCTCGACGGCGACACGCCGCCCGACAACGCTCCCACCGTGGCGGCGGCCAGCTCGCACGGCCTGGCCACCTTGCCCGACGTGCCCATCGACAGCACGCAGCTCGCGCTCATCATGTACACCAGCGGCACCACCGGCCGCCAGAAGGGCGTGATGCATTCGCACGCCTCGGTGCATTCGGTGCTGCTGAGCAACATGGTCGAATGGGGCAGCAGCCCCGAGCGCGCCGACGTGTGGAGCAGTGTGCTGCCGCTCTTCCACTGCGGGCAGCACACCGTGCTGATGTCGGCGCTCGCGGTGGGCGGCGCGCTGGTGATCCTGCGCGGCTTCGACCCCGGCGCGGTGCTCGATGCCATCGAGCGCCACCGGATCAGCGTGATGGTCGGCCTGCCGATGATGTACGGCGCCCTCCTCGCCCATCCGCAGCGCGCCTCGCGCGATCTCTCGAGCCTGCGGCTGTGCGTTTACGCGATGGCGCCGATGTCGCGCACGCTGCTGATGCGGCTGCTCGACGAGTTCTGCCCCAGCTTCGCGCTGGTGTCCGGGCAGACCGAGATGTACCCGGGCGCCACCATCTTCGAGGCGCATGAGCAGCGCAGGCGCTTCGGCTCCTATTGGGGCGTGGGGACGCTGGTGAACGAGGTCGCGGTGATGGGCGAGGAAGGCGACCTGCTCGGGCCGGACGAGGTCGGCGAGATCGTGTTTCGCGGACCCAACGTGATGCTCGGCTACTACAAGGACCCGGAAGCCACCGCGCAGGCGCAGCGGTTCGGCTGGCACCACTCCGGCGACCTCGGCAGGATGGATGGTGACGGCCAGCTGATCTTTCTCGACCGCCTGAAGGACATGGTGAAGTCGGGCGGCGAGAACGTGCCGTCGATCAAGGTGGAAGAGGTGCTGCTGCGCCACCCCGCCGTGATGAACGCCGCGGTGGTCGGACTTCCGCATGCGCACTGGGGCGAGGCCATCACCGCCTTCGTCACGCGGCGTCCCGACGCGCCGGCCGATGTCACCGAGGCCATGCTCACCGCCCACTGCAAGGAGCACCTCGGCGGATTCGAGGTGCCGAAGAACATCGTGTTCCTGGCCGCGCTGCCGATGACCTCGACGGGCAAGATCCAGAAATTCGAGCTGCGCAAGGCGCACCAGGATCTGTACCGGTCCGCCTGA
- a CDS encoding AMP-binding protein, with protein sequence MRLIDYLDKGASLGPGAPCLRMGAVQLSYGDVQRFSCRVARGLQRRGIAPGSKVAVLSGNDPIAFGCVFGLSRAAAVWCPVNPRNEAAENRHVLDAFDCSCLIFHSNYAPLVEQMRGDLPKLKTLVCLDREVPFAPSLAQWLAGESDAPIDVAPIDDVAMIAGTGGTTGQPKGVMLSGRNLEAMSALTLMGYPFEGRPSYLALAPLTHAAGVLCLPVMALGGQIVIMPKPDLGEFLELIEEHRITHTFLPPTLIYMLLQHPQLAATRLDSLQCFWYGAAPMSVARLEEALQKIGPVMAQLFGQTEAPMMISMMSPREHFNADGSVAVHRLSSAGRPGALVQVGVMNAEGELLPTGESGEIVVRGSLVMMGYYKDPRATEEASRFGWHHTGDIGRLDADGFLYIVDRAKDMIISGGFNVYSAEVEQALMQHPDVQDSAVVGLPDEKWGERVVAVLQLHAGRQVDLEDIKSFVKARIGSVKAPKQVEVWLDLPRSKVGKVLKKEVRSTLMAG encoded by the coding sequence ATGCGCTTGATCGACTACCTGGACAAGGGCGCATCGCTGGGGCCCGGCGCGCCCTGCCTGCGCATGGGGGCCGTGCAGCTCTCGTACGGCGACGTGCAGCGCTTCAGCTGCCGCGTCGCGCGCGGGCTGCAGCGCCGCGGCATCGCGCCGGGCAGCAAGGTGGCGGTGCTGTCGGGCAACGACCCGATCGCCTTCGGCTGCGTCTTCGGCCTGTCGCGCGCCGCGGCGGTGTGGTGCCCGGTGAATCCGCGCAACGAGGCCGCCGAGAACCGCCATGTGCTCGACGCCTTCGATTGCAGCTGCCTCATCTTCCACAGCAACTACGCACCGCTGGTCGAGCAGATGCGCGGCGACCTGCCGAAGCTGAAGACGCTCGTTTGCCTCGACCGCGAGGTGCCTTTCGCGCCTTCGCTGGCGCAATGGCTGGCCGGCGAGAGCGACGCGCCGATCGACGTGGCGCCCATCGACGACGTGGCCATGATCGCCGGCACCGGCGGCACCACCGGGCAGCCCAAGGGCGTGATGCTGTCGGGTCGAAACCTCGAGGCGATGTCGGCTCTGACGCTGATGGGCTATCCGTTCGAAGGCCGACCGTCCTACCTCGCGCTGGCGCCGCTCACGCACGCGGCCGGCGTGCTGTGCCTGCCGGTGATGGCGCTCGGCGGGCAGATCGTGATCATGCCCAAGCCCGACCTGGGCGAGTTCCTCGAACTCATCGAAGAACACCGCATCACGCACACCTTCCTGCCGCCTACGCTGATCTACATGCTGCTGCAGCATCCGCAACTGGCCGCCACCCGCCTCGATTCGCTGCAGTGCTTCTGGTACGGCGCGGCACCGATGTCGGTCGCGCGGCTCGAGGAAGCGTTGCAGAAGATCGGTCCCGTCATGGCACAGCTCTTTGGCCAGACCGAGGCACCGATGATGATCTCGATGATGTCGCCGCGCGAGCATTTCAACGCCGACGGCAGCGTGGCGGTGCATCGGCTGTCGTCGGCCGGGCGGCCGGGCGCGCTGGTGCAGGTGGGCGTGATGAACGCCGAGGGCGAACTGCTGCCCACCGGCGAGAGCGGCGAGATCGTGGTGCGCGGCTCGCTCGTGATGATGGGCTACTACAAGGACCCGCGCGCCACCGAGGAGGCCTCGCGCTTCGGCTGGCATCACACCGGCGACATCGGGCGGCTCGATGCCGACGGCTTCCTCTACATCGTGGACCGCGCCAAGGACATGATCATCTCGGGCGGCTTCAACGTCTATTCCGCCGAAGTGGAGCAGGCCCTGATGCAGCACCCCGACGTGCAGGACAGCGCGGTGGTCGGCCTGCCCGACGAGAAATGGGGCGAGCGCGTGGTGGCGGTGCTGCAGCTGCATGCCGGGCGCCAGGTCGACCTGGAGGACATCAAGAGCTTCGTGAAGGCCCGCATCGGCAGCGTCAAGGCGCCCAAGCAGGTCGAGGTCTGGCTCGACCTGCCGCGCTCCAAGGTCGGCAAGGTGCTGAAGAAGGAAGTGCGATCGACGCTGATGGCGGGGTAG
- a CDS encoding DUF5938 domain-containing protein, whose translation MSSKKKPVVVYGASGYTGRLVCEYLREYNIPFVAAGRSAQKVGEAMKSNVPGIETASYEVVEVGHSVAALTELFTGASVVLNTVGPFARFGPEVVEACLAAGCHYTDTTGEQDWLITLEREWGRKFAAASLLLSPGLAHMYTTGEIAAQLCLETPGLDTLDIGVFWGGSPTIASTQTILVNAATSKAYYLEQNEYVEWQPDAGLYHLSIPGQHEAALALPWGGTSHPVWFKRDPRVANVKVLGGVFNKALMQGVPQIVAAALKATEGMNDDDRYAALAQTASGVMNTMPPRENPRINKSVDSVHASGPLGRVHCVIYGNCNYKQTGLLQAYAAVSLLQQAPKCVGFASGCQAFGHRELLGVLRSFGLVMEPVLTAHR comes from the coding sequence ATGAGCAGCAAGAAGAAACCCGTCGTCGTCTACGGCGCCTCCGGCTACACCGGCCGCCTGGTCTGCGAGTACCTGCGCGAGTACAACATCCCCTTCGTTGCCGCTGGCCGCAGCGCGCAGAAGGTGGGAGAGGCCATGAAGTCCAACGTGCCCGGCATCGAGACTGCCAGCTACGAGGTGGTGGAGGTCGGGCATTCGGTGGCGGCACTCACCGAGCTCTTCACCGGTGCGTCGGTCGTGCTCAACACTGTCGGGCCGTTCGCCAGGTTCGGCCCCGAGGTGGTCGAGGCCTGCCTGGCCGCCGGCTGCCACTACACCGACACCACCGGCGAGCAGGACTGGCTCATCACGCTCGAACGGGAGTGGGGCCGCAAGTTCGCGGCTGCCAGCCTGCTGCTGTCGCCCGGACTGGCGCACATGTACACCACCGGCGAGATCGCGGCGCAGCTGTGCCTGGAGACACCGGGGCTCGACACGCTGGACATCGGCGTGTTCTGGGGCGGCAGCCCGACCATCGCATCCACCCAGACCATCCTGGTCAATGCCGCCACCTCGAAGGCCTACTACCTGGAGCAGAACGAGTACGTCGAATGGCAGCCCGACGCGGGCCTCTACCACCTGTCGATTCCCGGGCAGCACGAAGCGGCGCTGGCATTGCCCTGGGGCGGCACCTCGCACCCGGTGTGGTTCAAGCGCGACCCGCGCGTGGCCAACGTGAAGGTGCTCGGCGGCGTCTTCAACAAGGCGCTGATGCAGGGCGTGCCGCAGATCGTGGCTGCCGCGCTCAAGGCCACCGAGGGCATGAACGACGATGACCGCTATGCGGCGCTGGCGCAGACCGCGTCCGGTGTGATGAACACCATGCCGCCGCGCGAGAACCCGCGCATCAACAAGTCCGTCGATTCGGTGCATGCCTCCGGGCCCCTGGGCCGCGTGCACTGCGTGATCTACGGCAACTGCAACTACAAGCAGACCGGCCTGCTGCAGGCCTATGCGGCGGTCTCGCTGCTGCAGCAGGCGCCCAAGTGCGTCGGCTTCGCATCGGGCTGCCAGGCCTTCGGCCACCGCGAACTGCTGGGCGTGCTGAGAAGCTTCGGCCTCGTGATGGAGCCGGTGCTGACGGCGCACCGCTGA
- a CDS encoding SDR family NAD(P)-dependent oxidoreductase — MAKFDLKGRRALVTGGARGIGASIAEALAAAGASVMIGDVLADLGRETASRLSASGAKVGFVPLDVTKDADWASAAETTVKELGGFDILVNNAGIEITSLVVDVDGDDLRRMLDVNVAGTLLGMKHAFRTMRPGGSAGGGGAVVNIASVAATIAFPAIAGYSATKSAVDRATRVAAMESGKLGYGVRVNCIYPGLVPTDMGMKLANDIVAAGLAPSVEAAVGDVVGQTPLGRLGEVGDMADVVVFLCSDAARFITGAGVAVDGGMGM; from the coding sequence ATGGCCAAGTTCGACTTGAAAGGGCGCAGGGCGCTCGTGACGGGTGGCGCGCGCGGCATCGGCGCCAGCATCGCCGAAGCACTGGCCGCCGCCGGCGCTTCGGTGATGATCGGCGACGTGCTCGCCGACCTCGGGCGGGAAACCGCCTCGAGGCTGTCGGCGTCGGGAGCGAAGGTGGGCTTCGTTCCGCTCGACGTCACGAAGGACGCCGACTGGGCCTCCGCCGCCGAGACCACGGTGAAGGAACTCGGCGGCTTCGACATCCTCGTGAACAACGCAGGCATAGAGATCACCTCGCTGGTGGTCGACGTCGACGGCGACGACCTGCGCCGCATGCTCGACGTGAACGTGGCCGGCACGCTGCTCGGCATGAAGCACGCGTTCCGCACGATGCGTCCCGGCGGCAGTGCGGGCGGCGGCGGGGCGGTCGTCAACATCGCATCGGTCGCGGCCACCATCGCGTTCCCGGCCATCGCGGGCTACTCCGCCACCAAGTCCGCCGTGGATCGCGCCACGCGCGTGGCGGCCATGGAGTCCGGCAAGCTGGGCTACGGCGTGCGCGTGAACTGCATCTACCCCGGGCTGGTGCCCACCGACATGGGCATGAAGCTGGCCAACGACATCGTGGCCGCCGGGCTCGCCCCCAGCGTGGAAGCGGCCGTGGGCGACGTGGTCGGCCAGACGCCGCTCGGGCGCCTTGGCGAGGTCGGCGACATGGCCGACGTGGTGGTCTTCCTCTGCAGCGACGCGGCCCGGTTCATCACCGGCGCCGGTGTGGCGGTGGACGGCGGCATGGGCATGTGA
- a CDS encoding TetR/AcrR family transcriptional regulator yields MTTHQRVKKHAERVPKARVDKFSERRAELGEAALTTLAALGYARTSLREIAQNSEFSHGVLHYYFSDKVDLIICSVKQYKARCVTRYDHAVENAATYDELMEGFLQSLGDTLRAEGHVHRLWYDLRSQALFEEAFRADVVQIDKSLEDMIWRIMSRFAELSGRPAGMPPSATYALFDGLFQQALLKHLSGDAQAVPDMQAHVRQAISHLFAAPAAATPSRKAKAV; encoded by the coding sequence ATGACGACACATCAACGGGTCAAGAAACACGCGGAACGGGTGCCCAAGGCACGGGTCGACAAGTTCTCGGAGCGCCGCGCCGAACTCGGCGAAGCGGCGCTCACCACGCTGGCCGCGCTCGGCTACGCACGCACCAGCCTGCGCGAGATCGCGCAGAACTCCGAGTTCTCGCACGGCGTCCTGCACTACTACTTCAGCGACAAGGTCGACCTGATCATCTGCAGCGTCAAGCAGTACAAGGCCCGCTGCGTCACGCGCTACGACCATGCCGTGGAAAACGCCGCCACCTACGACGAACTCATGGAAGGCTTCCTGCAGAGCCTGGGCGACACGCTGCGCGCCGAAGGCCACGTGCACCGGCTCTGGTACGACCTGCGTTCGCAGGCGCTGTTCGAGGAAGCCTTCCGCGCCGACGTGGTGCAGATCGACAAGAGCCTCGAAGACATGATCTGGCGCATCATGAGCCGCTTCGCCGAGCTCTCGGGCCGCCCGGCCGGCATGCCGCCTTCGGCCACCTACGCGCTCTTCGACGGGCTCTTCCAGCAGGCGCTGCTGAAGCATCTCTCGGGCGACGCCCAGGCCGTGCCCGACATGCAGGCCCATGTGCGCCAGGCCATCTCGCATCTGTTCGCTGCCCCGGCCGCAGCCACGCCTTCGCGAAAGGCGAAGGCCGTCTAG